The window aactcccacttagatagacatccctcaagtcatctaaatgatatgtgatccaaatcaactaaaccatgtccgatcatcacgtgagatggagtagtcatcaatggtgaacatctctatgttgatcatatctactatatgattcacgttcgacctttcggtctctagtgttccaaggccatgtttgtacatgctaggctcgtcaagtttaacccgagtattccgcatgtgcaaaactgtcttgcacccattgtatgtgaacgtagagcatatcacacccgatcatcacgtggtgtcttagcacgaagaactgtcgcaatggtgcatactcagggagaacacttataccttgaaatttagttaagggatcatcttataatgctatcgtcgtactaagaaaaataagatgcatgaaagatagacatcacatgcaatcaaaatatgtgacatgatatggccatcatcatcttgtgcctttgatctccatctccaaagcaccgtcatgatctccatcatcaccggcttgacaccttgatctccatcgtagtgtcgtggtcttctcgccaactatttcttctacaactatcgctaacgcatagtgataaagtaaagcaattacatggcgttttgcatttcatacaataaagcgacaaccataaggctcctgccagttgccggtaacttctacaaaacatgatcatctcatacaataacgtatatcacatcatatcttgaccataccacatcacaacatgccctgcaaaaacaagttagacgtcctctactttgttgttcaagttttatgtggttgctacgggcttctactccctccgttccgaaataattGTCGCTGCGAGGTCTTTTCCGACCAGGTGAAAACTAGTGAAATTACAAAACTGCCCCCGATTGGAAATCGCGCTCAGGTCGTCGTTTTTCTCCATCGCTCCTTCCCTCCGCCAGGACTCCGTCGCTCCTCCCCTTTGGCAGGCGGAGGACTCCTTCACTCCTCCCCTTCGCCAGGCTCCTCTGCCGTCCGCATCTCCGTCGTCCTTCCCCGTCGGCTGCCTGCGCCGCTCCAATCGAGAGCCAGATCCCCTCTTTGGTCACTCTTCCCTGCCGCGATCAGAAGCTCCCTCGCCGGTAGTCGCCTTTCCCCATCGGCTGCCTGCTCCCTTCCCTAGGATCCTTCCCCGCTGGCCGCAAATCCCTCGCCGACCGCCTCCCTCCACTCCAATCGAGAGCTCGAGGTCAGCCGTCGGCTACTCCTTTTTGCTCCTGGATTTCAATCAAAGAAAGGCTTAATGAGATTTCATAGTACTGTGTGTAATTACTCTACTGTGTAATGAATCTTCAACAGATTACAGATTTCAATGTACTCTTCAATCAATCAATCTTCACAGATTTCAAGGAGTATAAATGTGAATTTCCCGCAATTTTGGAAACATCTTGATTGAACAGGAGTATTATGAACAATAGTTTGATGAGGAAACACACAATAGTTTGATGAACAACAGTAGTATGAACAATACTCCATGATGAACAACAGTAGTTTGATGAGAAAACACACAGTACTCTCATTGAAATTACAGGAGTAGTTTGTGGGATGAAATATGAACATCAGTACAGGAGTAATTGGTGCATAAATTGCTTGTAATCCGAGGTTAACATTCACTGATAGTTGTAGTCAAAAATTAATAGAAGGAGCAGAAAGCCAGAAACAATTTGCATATTACTACCTCTGTCAAATTGTCCAGAGTGCAGGTAATAATAACTAAGGTAAAACCATAAACACAGGTACCATCAGTACTGTCACAGAGAATTCCTAATTCCTTCAGTATTTTTATGACATTGTGTCAGTGCAAGGTATTGGCACAGAGTGACTCTACCGAAAAAGAGGTTAACTACAAACAATGAACACTGGTTGAAAAGAAAAACGAAGACAGATTCGACAAAACTGATACACAATGCCAGGTGCATAACAAACAGAATAGCCTCTATGGTATGGAATATGAGTGAATATCTCCAGAAAGATTATTCATATGCATCTACTTGCCACTGAAGTTTCTGTCCCGGCAAGGACTTCTACAAGACATCAATACTCAATTTCTTCCAATTGGGACCAATGCAGATAATAAGATTGCTTACAGTAAGATATCATCACTTCAGGAAAACTATTCTAAGCTAGCATGGCAACTTGGCAATACTCCGGTAATACAGGAATCAGAAGGTCGGCTATTTGTAATGCGTACAATAATTTGGCCTAAAGCAACATTTCTTTACAGAAAATGCACTAcaggtgatgaatgcaaatgacggatgCTAAACAAATCATTATCCTCCATTGGATTGAAGAAAGGGAAAACATACTAAGGAGCAGCATATCCAGAGCAGAGGGTAGGCAGCTACCTGTTCCTTGGAGGTGATGTTTGGATCGACCGTAAAGTGTATGTCGTGCATGAGGTGCTCGATCATGTTCATGGTGTAGGGGCACCGGGTCTCAGGATCGATAGTCTTCTCCATGACGATGGTGGCGATGTCCCGGAACTGCACGGACAGTTGCGCATCCCTCTCCTTGCCAAAAACTTGGAGCTCCCCTTTCTCCAAAATCTGACAGAGCACAACAATCTGACAGAGCAGCACAACCATGGATGGTTCCCAAAAGTGAACCCCAAAAAGGCAAATTCTCAAAGTCACCTCTTTCCCAGAACTGAGAAAGGGGAaccatagatggcttcttctatgatTCATTTCTTTTCCCCTTTGATTTCCCAAACCGACACGAATTACTTTCGAGAGCGCGTGCCGGTAGTGCGAAGGTTTACCACACAAACTGAACTGTACCATAACACACACATTATGAAGGATAGCCAATACTTACATATCAACATGGATATTAACTGCATTGCAGAGATGAACTGAACCAAAAACAGAGAGCAAGTCTGAAGAATTCTGAGAAGAAGAattaccaaagaggtggctctccaGGCTGCCGAAGGGCATGTACTCGTAGACCAGCAGCCACTCACCCCCCTGCACGCAGAAGCCGACGAGGATGGCGAGGTTGGGGTGGCTGAGCACCGTGAGCATCAGCACCTCCACCAGGAACTCCTTCTTCCCTGCACACTCTCCCGGGCCAGCTGCTTCACCGCCACCATCTGCGCATCGGAAGCGCCCTGTGAGAAGGAggaaaacaatcaatcaaatcttttTTCCACCGGAAACCAGGGCCGCCGGAGGAACAGAGGTGGAACAGGGGAGGAAGAGTGGGGACTCGCCTGCGAGTTGGTCTTTGAGATCTTGCCCTTGTACACCTTGCCGAAGCCGCCCTCGCCGATGAAATTGGCCTCGTTGAAGTAGCCGGTGGCCACCAGCAGATCCTTGAAGGTGAAGCTGTGCGCGCAGCCGCTCCCCACGTCCAGCGCCACCTTCCTCTGCGCGTCTGCGACTACTCCAAGACCCAACAACACAACACGGATAAGAAAGAATCAAAACAAAGAAGAGTGCTTTGCACCAGGCAGCAGCAAGGCGGGGAGGGGACGGGCAGAAATCAGTCAAGAAGATGACATGAGTCGTCGTCGGTGCAGTGGTGGGTGAGCTTGGAGGGCTTGAGGTCGCCGGCCCCTCGGCGCGCCGCTGGGGCGAAGCATCCAAAGCAGTCCATCTCGACCGGCGACGGGGAGAGGGAGTGGGCGGCGACGAGAAGAGTGAGAGCGCGACGACGAGGAGAGTGGGAGTGCGGCGACGACGAGAGGGAGAGGGCGGCGACAGAGGGCAGAGGGATTGGGAGGGCGGTGACAGAGGGCAGGGGGATTGGGAAAGCGGCGAGCAAGCTAGCTAGTGTGAGCGAGTGGGAGGGCAAAATAGGAAAGTGAAAAAAATATAACGTGACGGAATTTGCACTGGGGTTGACAAttatttcggaacagagggagtagtaagaaccgttcttacctacgcatcaaaaccacaacggtgtttcatcaagtttgttgatttaactttcaacaaggactggccatagtcaaattcaattcaactaaagttggagaaacatacacccgccagccacctttatgcaaaactagttgcatatcTGTCGGtcgaaccggtctcatgaatgtggtcatgtaaggttggtccaggccgcttcatccaacaattctgccgaatcaaaataagacgttggtgataag is drawn from Triticum dicoccoides isolate Atlit2015 ecotype Zavitan chromosome 6B, WEW_v2.0, whole genome shotgun sequence and contains these coding sequences:
- the LOC119323869 gene encoding ribosome maturation protein SBDS-like isoform X2 yields the protein MVQFSLCGKPSHYRHALSKVIRVGLGNQRGKEMNHRRSHLWFPFLSSGKEILEKGELQVFGKERDAQLSVQFRDIATIVMEKTIDPETRCPYTMNMIEHLMHDIHFTVDPNITSKEQEQKGVADG
- the LOC119323869 gene encoding uncharacterized protein LOC119323869 isoform X1, which codes for MVQFSLCGKPSHYRHALSKVIRVGLGNQRGKEMNHRRSHLWFPFLSSGKEVTLRICLFGVHFWEPSMVVLLCQIVVLCQILEKGELQVFGKERDAQLSVQFRDIATIVMEKTIDPETRCPYTMNMIEHLMHDIHFTVDPNITSKEQEQKGVADG
- the LOC119323869 gene encoding probable serine/threonine-protein kinase PBL21 isoform X3 is translated as MDCFGCFAPAARRGAGDLKPSKLTHHCTDDDSFADAQRKVALDVGSGCAHSFTFKDLLVATGYFNEANFIGEGGFGKVYKGKISKTNSQGASDAQMVAVKQLARESVQGRRSSWWRC